From the bacterium genome, one window contains:
- a CDS encoding TraR/DksA family transcriptional regulator — MNKKEKKYYIELLNREKERIFKNLGYLREGIESGEKGIPTHIADYGTDEFEKGLGIDISDEERKILENINLAIEKIEKNIYGICEKCGKKIAISRLKAIPYARYCIKCQREKEKGGV; from the coding sequence ATGAACAAAAAAGAAAAAAAGTATTATATAGAACTTCTCAACAGGGAAAAAGAAAGAATTTTTAAGAATCTGGGATATCTCAGAGAAGGTATTGAATCAGGTGAAAAGGGGATACCTACACATATTGCTGACTATGGAACAGATGAGTTTGAAAAAGGGTTAGGAATAGATATTTCTGATGAGGAAAGAAAAATCCTTGAGAATATAAACCTTGCGATAGAAAAAATAGAGAAAAATATATATGGTATATGTGAAAAATGTGGGAAGAAAATAGCAATTTCAAGATTAAAAGCAATCCCATATGCAAGGTATTGTATAAAATGTCAGAGAGAGAAAGAAAAAGGTGGCGTATAA
- the gyrA gene encoding DNA gyrase subunit A has translation MGEEEKIMPVGIEEEMKTSYIDYAMSVIIGRALPDVRDGLKPVHRRILYGMLELGVEPGRPFKKSARIVGEVMGKYHPHGDAPIYESIARMTQDFSLRYPLIEGQGNFGSIDGDPPAAMRYTEARLTHLAMEMLADIEKETVEFIPNFDESLLEPVVLPSRIPNLLINGSSGIAVGMATNIPPHNLGEVVDAMIKVIDSPDISIEEIMEVLPGPDFPTGGIICGREGVRSAYTTGKGIITIRGKVDIEEEASKKKKTIVIKEIPYEVNKARLVEQIAGLVEENKINGIIEVRDESDKEGMRIVLEVRKEENEDIIINQLYKYTSLQSSYGIINLALVNQQPKLLNIKQMLELFLDHRKEIILRRTRYDLRKAEERDHIVSGLIIALDNLDRVITLIRNSKTVEEARDGLVKKFKMSEKQANAVLSMPLARLTGLEREKILEEKEQLQKTIKELKEILASEEKVKAIIKQELKEIQKKYGDERKTEIAGPIEEFDEMDLIRPEDIVVTVSSEGYIKRSPLEAYRRQRRGGKGMVGVKTKEEDFVKHLFVCSTVDTILFFTEKGMVHWLKGYLIPETGRNAKGKPIVNLLRIDPGEKISAVIPVKEFSEDRFLLMITKNGMVKKTVLSAYSRPRKGGIIGIGLREDDKLIDVHMTDGNQDVFLSTKYGLGIRFSEKEVKPVGRAAIGVIGIRFKNKEDEVVGCEICQQEEQSRSLFTATSEGFGKRTMISQYRRQHRGGKGVIDIKTGGRNGYVVGIKSVKAGDEIILITKGGIVIRMQVDDIRTVGRNTLGVKLINLSSGDNIVDMALISKEDEEL, from the coding sequence ATGGGAGAAGAAGAAAAGATTATGCCGGTTGGGATAGAAGAGGAGATGAAGACCTCTTACATTGATTACGCAATGAGCGTAATCATTGGGAGGGCATTACCTGATGTCAGGGATGGATTAAAACCGGTTCATAGAAGGATTCTTTATGGTATGCTTGAATTAGGGGTTGAGCCAGGAAGACCATTTAAGAAGTCAGCGAGAATAGTGGGGGAGGTTATGGGTAAATACCATCCCCATGGCGATGCACCTATATATGAATCCATAGCGAGGATGACACAGGACTTTTCTTTAAGATATCCACTCATTGAAGGACAGGGGAATTTTGGTTCAATAGATGGTGACCCACCTGCTGCTATGCGATATACAGAGGCACGTCTTACCCATCTTGCGATGGAGATGCTTGCTGATATAGAAAAAGAAACAGTTGAGTTTATCCCTAACTTTGATGAATCACTTCTGGAACCAGTGGTTCTACCGAGTAGAATTCCTAACCTTCTTATAAACGGTTCTTCAGGTATTGCGGTAGGTATGGCAACAAACATTCCTCCTCATAATCTTGGAGAGGTAGTGGATGCAATGATAAAAGTGATAGACAGCCCTGATATATCAATAGAAGAGATTATGGAAGTTCTACCTGGCCCTGACTTTCCTACAGGTGGAATTATATGTGGTAGGGAAGGTGTCAGGTCTGCCTATACCACAGGTAAAGGGATAATAACAATAAGAGGTAAGGTGGATATTGAAGAGGAAGCAAGCAAGAAGAAAAAGACCATTGTTATAAAAGAGATACCCTATGAAGTGAATAAAGCTCGGCTTGTAGAGCAGATTGCAGGACTGGTGGAAGAAAACAAAATCAACGGTATTATTGAGGTAAGAGATGAATCCGATAAGGAAGGGATGAGGATAGTTCTTGAGGTAAGAAAAGAAGAGAACGAGGATATTATTATAAACCAACTATATAAATACACATCCCTGCAGTCATCCTATGGCATAATTAACCTTGCGCTTGTCAATCAGCAACCGAAACTACTCAATATAAAACAGATGCTTGAACTCTTTTTGGACCATAGAAAGGAGATTATATTAAGACGTACCCGTTATGATCTTAGGAAGGCAGAAGAAAGGGACCATATTGTTTCCGGACTTATTATTGCTCTTGATAATCTTGATAGGGTAATCACACTCATCAGGAATTCCAAAACAGTAGAAGAGGCACGGGATGGACTTGTAAAGAAGTTTAAGATGAGTGAGAAACAGGCAAATGCAGTTCTTTCAATGCCGTTGGCTCGTCTTACAGGACTTGAGAGAGAAAAAATACTTGAAGAGAAAGAACAACTACAGAAAACCATAAAGGAATTGAAAGAAATCCTTGCCAGTGAAGAAAAAGTAAAGGCAATTATAAAACAGGAACTTAAAGAGATTCAAAAAAAGTATGGAGATGAGAGAAAGACAGAGATAGCAGGTCCTATTGAAGAATTTGATGAGATGGACCTTATCAGACCTGAGGATATTGTTGTAACTGTCTCTTCTGAAGGTTATATAAAGAGAAGTCCTTTAGAGGCATACAGAAGACAACGTAGAGGTGGCAAAGGGATGGTAGGGGTTAAGACAAAAGAAGAGGACTTTGTCAAACATCTTTTTGTCTGTTCCACAGTGGACACAATACTATTTTTCACAGAAAAAGGAATGGTTCACTGGTTGAAGGGATACCTTATACCAGAAACAGGAAGAAATGCAAAGGGTAAGCCCATAGTAAATCTTTTAAGGATAGACCCAGGAGAGAAAATATCAGCAGTAATACCTGTAAAGGAATTTTCAGAAGATAGATTTCTTTTGATGATTACTAAAAATGGTATGGTGAAGAAGACCGTTTTAAGTGCTTATAGCAGACCGAGAAAAGGTGGAATTATAGGTATAGGATTGAGAGAAGACGATAAACTGATAGATGTCCATATGACAGATGGAAATCAGGATGTATTTTTAAGTACGAAGTATGGACTTGGTATAAGATTTTCGGAGAAGGAGGTAAAGCCAGTAGGAAGAGCAGCGATAGGTGTAATAGGGATAAGGTTTAAAAATAAAGAAGATGAAGTTGTTGGATGTGAAATATGCCAGCAGGAAGAACAGAGCAGGTCTCTTTTTACAGCAACATCTGAAGGATTTGGAAAACGGACAATGATAAGCCAGTACAGAAGACAGCACAGGGGAGGAAAGGGTGTTATAGACATAAAAACAGGTGGAAGGAATGGTTATGTGGTTGGTATCAAGTCAGTGAAAGCAGGCGATGAAATCATACTTATTACAAAAGGTGGTATTGTTATAAGGATGCAGGTTGATGATATCAGAACTGTTGGTAGGAATACATTAGGAGTGAAACTTATCAATCTTTCTTCTGGTGATAACATAGTTGATATGGCTTTGATATCCAAAGAGGATGAAGAACTTTGA
- a CDS encoding archease has protein sequence MKNFETIEHTADVGGRIYGKDIEELFVNAVKLLYFLAGVKQYQEKTKVIKIEIKGQTIEELLVKFLNELIYYMDSKMVGGDIKNLFIEKANEGFNLYCEVDGHRISMVREIKAATYHNIRIKEKNGFFSSEIIFDI, from the coding sequence ATGAAGAACTTTGAAACGATTGAACATACTGCAGATGTAGGTGGCAGAATATATGGAAAGGATATAGAAGAGCTGTTTGTTAATGCTGTAAAACTCTTATATTTTTTAGCAGGGGTAAAACAATATCAGGAGAAGACAAAGGTTATAAAGATAGAAATAAAAGGGCAGACAATAGAGGAATTACTTGTTAAGTTTTTAAATGAACTGATATACTATATGGATTCTAAAATGGTAGGAGGAGATATAAAAAATTTATTTATAGAGAAAGCAAATGAGGGATTTAATCTCTATTGTGAAGTTGATGGTCACAGGATTTCTATGGTAAGGGAAATAAAAGCAGCAACATATCACAATATAAGGATTAAAGAAAAAAACGGGTTTTTCTCATCAGAAATAATATTTGATATTTAG
- a CDS encoding metallophosphoesterase, with the protein MENLKLIAIGDIHYGKDYADIPERRIQYGRELLERVIRRFRYGDSPDIILILGDILDGMDQQLLIEIRNVLDKTKIPVVAIPGNHDTEYERFFQVMEDKAGARFINDFIIYSFSDTYGEGDICSREKEDLQQFMESVKKYPDKKFIVIQHNPVYPEIENSYPYNLANAEEVHKYYKDNNVILSISGHYHKGQELACKDGVYYLTTPALCEEPFRYVEVVIENSKITSCTRQIKNPIPLCDNHCHTQFAYCAEDITIEKILERAELLGMGYVCFTEHADQLYLTKEEYNKALSYYQPDIIKRKRVEGKDRMALFKETVNKAKSDRVKVGLEVTPDKNGGISLLPEDREGIDILVGAIHFLPEDILSAASSERESWFMDMLEALIENGIDVLAHPFRIFPRYGLVVPETLFKSVVDILKSYNVAAELNFHCNNPEPEFFSMCLEEGIKISLGTDTHNLLEAGEFYPHLRFLKKLGVLPDILNKILYLIP; encoded by the coding sequence ATGGAAAATTTAAAACTTATTGCAATTGGAGATATACATTACGGTAAGGACTATGCTGATATACCTGAAAGAAGGATACAATATGGACGAGAGTTGTTAGAAAGGGTTATTAGAAGGTTCAGATATGGAGATAGCCCGGACATTATCCTTATTCTCGGAGATATTTTAGATGGGATGGACCAGCAGTTATTGATTGAGATAAGAAATGTACTGGATAAGACAAAAATCCCTGTTGTTGCTATACCAGGAAACCATGATACTGAATATGAAAGGTTTTTTCAGGTAATGGAAGATAAGGCAGGTGCCCGTTTTATAAATGACTTTATTATATATTCGTTTTCTGATACTTATGGAGAAGGGGATATATGTTCCCGGGAAAAAGAAGATTTACAGCAATTTATGGAGAGTGTAAAAAAGTATCCTGATAAAAAGTTTATAGTTATCCAGCATAACCCTGTATATCCAGAGATAGAAAATTCATATCCTTATAATCTGGCTAATGCAGAAGAGGTACATAAATATTATAAGGATAACAATGTCATTCTCTCTATAAGCGGACATTATCATAAAGGGCAGGAACTTGCCTGTAAGGATGGTGTATACTACCTGACCACTCCTGCACTCTGTGAAGAACCTTTCAGGTATGTAGAGGTTGTGATAGAAAACAGCAAAATTACCTCTTGTACACGACAGATAAAAAACCCAATCCCTTTATGTGATAACCACTGCCATACCCAGTTTGCATACTGTGCAGAGGATATAACAATAGAAAAGATTTTAGAAAGGGCTGAACTTTTAGGTATGGGTTATGTATGTTTTACAGAACATGCAGACCAGTTATATCTTACAAAAGAAGAGTATAACAAAGCACTCTCTTATTACCAGCCAGATATAATAAAAAGAAAAAGAGTAGAGGGGAAAGACAGGATGGCTCTTTTTAAGGAAACAGTCAATAAAGCGAAATCAGACAGGGTAAAGGTTGGACTGGAGGTTACACCTGACAAAAACGGAGGGATTTCTTTACTACCTGAAGACAGAGAAGGGATAGATATACTTGTAGGAGCCATACACTTCTTGCCAGAAGATATTCTATCTGCTGCTTCTTCGGAACGAGAAAGTTGGTTTATGGATATGTTAGAGGCACTTATAGAAAACGGGATAGATGTTTTAGCACATCCCTTCAGGATCTTTCCAAGATATGGACTGGTGGTACCTGAAACACTTTTTAAGTCCGTTGTTGATATCCTTAAAAGTTATAATGTAGCCGCTGAACTGAACTTCCACTGCAACAACCCTGAACCTGAATTCTTCAGTATGTGTCTGGAAGAAGGGATAAAGATATCTTTAGGGACAGACACACATAACCTTTTAGAAGCAGGAGAGTTTTATCCACATTTAAGATTTCTTAAAAAGCTCGGTGTTTTACCTGATATACTTAATAAAATCCTCTATTTAATTCCCTGA
- the lspA gene encoding signal peptidase II produces the protein MAYKYRWFLLTFVLAVFIDQFSKYLVVNFLSDIGSLHIFKYFSLTLVRNKGICFGILNNLNLRGIIIFASFIIAAGIFFCLERYGKDRMTVIASGLIEGGIIGNLIDRITMGAVIDFINFHIWPVFNLADTFIVSGVIIILLNNFKRGKYVS, from the coding sequence GTGGCGTATAAATATAGATGGTTTCTTTTGACGTTTGTTCTTGCTGTGTTTATTGACCAGTTTTCTAAATATCTTGTAGTCAATTTTTTATCTGATATAGGGTCTTTGCATATATTCAAATACTTTTCTCTTACCCTCGTCAGGAACAAAGGAATATGTTTTGGTATTTTGAACAACCTGAACCTAAGAGGGATTATTATCTTTGCCTCTTTCATTATTGCAGCAGGAATTTTCTTCTGCCTTGAGAGATACGGTAAGGACAGGATGACTGTTATTGCTTCTGGACTGATAGAAGGAGGTATCATAGGTAATCTTATAGATAGAATAACAATGGGGGCGGTTATTGACTTTATCAATTTTCATATCTGGCCTGTTTTCAACCTCGCTGATACTTTCATTGTTTCAGGCGTAATAATTATACTTTTAAATAATTTTAAGAGAGGGAAATATGTATCCTGA
- a CDS encoding FHA domain-containing protein, whose protein sequence is MAKLVFNYLFMDKEYKLEGKDVFYVGRLNSNDIIVPNYALFGKLSHDSQSVLVKDLTKVSRIHARITRKEDKWYIEDIGTKGLGSNFGTFVNELRLEVNKPYLLKNNDRIRLGTIECIFVED, encoded by the coding sequence ATGGCAAAACTTGTTTTTAATTATCTTTTTATGGATAAGGAGTATAAACTGGAAGGTAAAGATGTTTTTTATGTAGGACGTCTTAATAGCAATGATATAATAGTTCCCAATTATGCGCTTTTTGGTAAATTATCTCATGATTCTCAATCAGTGCTTGTTAAGGATCTTACAAAAGTATCAAGGATACACGCAAGGATTACTAGAAAAGAAGACAAATGGTATATTGAGGATATAGGAACAAAAGGGCTTGGAAGTAACTTTGGTACTTTTGTGAATGAACTACGGCTGGAGGTAAATAAACCCTATCTTTTAAAAAATAATGATAGAATAAGATTGGGAACTATTGAGTGTATATTTGTGGAAGATTAA
- the lgt gene encoding prolipoprotein diacylglyceryl transferase, translating into MYPEFIKIGNFVIYWYGVFVALGVLVGSTIFQKISYQKGYPPQLISSLIFWIIIWGLIGGRLLHILVHLSYYYRHPFDIIRIRNGGLAVEGAVISVLIFITIYSKIKRFNIREMLDIIALSTPLGQAIGRIGCFLNGCCYGKPTEFFTGIKFPFSADRIHPTQLYYSAIYIAMFFFLKALYNRRLKPGIIFSSYILGFSLIRYLVDMLRGDMSYTFLGLYPTQLIAIILFIIGVGWLLSIIFERRG; encoded by the coding sequence ATGTATCCTGAGTTTATAAAAATAGGTAATTTTGTTATATACTGGTACGGTGTTTTTGTTGCATTGGGAGTCCTTGTTGGTAGCACTATATTCCAGAAAATATCTTATCAGAAGGGGTATCCACCCCAACTTATCTCATCTTTAATATTCTGGATTATTATCTGGGGTTTGATAGGAGGTAGATTATTACATATACTGGTTCATCTTTCCTACTATTACAGACATCCTTTTGATATTATAAGAATAAGAAATGGTGGGTTAGCGGTTGAAGGTGCGGTTATATCTGTTCTTATATTTATTACGATATATTCCAAAATAAAAAGATTCAATATTAGAGAAATGTTAGATATTATTGCTCTTTCCACTCCTTTAGGCCAGGCAATAGGCAGGATAGGATGTTTTTTAAATGGTTGTTGTTATGGTAAACCAACTGAATTTTTCACCGGGATAAAGTTTCCTTTTTCTGCTGACAGGATACACCCTACACAATTGTATTACTCTGCAATTTATATAGCTATGTTTTTTTTCCTGAAAGCACTTTATAATAGACGACTTAAACCAGGGATAATATTTTCATCTTATATATTGGGATTTTCTTTAATCAGGTACCTTGTGGATATGTTAAGAGGTGATATGTCCTATACCTTTTTGGGGCTTTATCCAACGCAGTTAATTGCTATAATCCTTTTTATAATAGGTGTGGGATGGCTTTTATCTATAATTTTTGAAAGGAGAGGATAA
- the gyrB gene encoding DNA topoisomerase (ATP-hydrolyzing) subunit B — protein sequence MEREQQRYDATTIQVLGGIEAVRKRPAMYIGDTSVSGLHHLVYEVIDNSIDEAMAGYCNEIAVVVHMDNSVSVSDNGRGIPVDMHKTEKRPAVEVVMTVLHAGGKFDRKAYRVSGGLHGVGVSVVNALSEWLEVEVKRNGKVYHQRYERGKPVTELTVIGKTKSTGTKVTFKPDEEIFETIEFDDSILSGRIKELAFLNAGVKITFEDERKKVKEEYCFEGGLVSFVEHLNRNKNVLFQKPFYFAKSTDEGEVEVAFQYNDGYSETVLSFANNVNTKEGGTHLTGFRSGLTRAINEYGKNNGFLGETLLAGEDIREGLTAVVSVKVAEPQFEGQTKTKLGNSKIRFLVEGITTEQVLTYLEENPDVAREIVNKCVLTAKAREAARKARELTRKKLAETGALPGKLADCTVKEPERRELFIVEGDSAGGSAKQGRDRFFQAILPLKGKIINAEKAPLEKVFSNEEIRMMIGAIGGGVGEDFDASKARYRKVIIMTDADIDGAHIRTLLLTFFYRQMTDLIKQGYIYIAQPPLYKVKKGKKEFYVDTEAEMDRILIQMAKDSIKITVKQKSGKQIDISENILKIGTLSRRMEEISKSLETKGISLIDIFRYWKEKKKVPIYLIRYQEKEEFFSTEKELSTFMEKQNKNHIDLFSGEEKDYKMVEIYEARDIEKILKWIEENGIDIETPSDNIFTIEENDTGKKETRNFVDIYEALKNKGKKGLFIQRYKGLGEMNPEQLWETTMDPKTRRMKLVTIEDAVKAEEIFTILMGDAVEPRRDFIERYAKEVKNLDI from the coding sequence ATGGAAAGAGAACAACAAAGATATGATGCGACGACCATCCAGGTACTGGGTGGCATAGAAGCAGTTCGGAAAAGACCTGCGATGTATATCGGAGACACCTCTGTCTCAGGACTCCATCACCTTGTATATGAAGTAATAGACAACAGTATTGATGAGGCAATGGCTGGTTATTGTAATGAGATAGCAGTAGTTGTACATATGGATAACAGTGTCAGTGTTTCTGATAATGGAAGAGGTATACCGGTAGATATGCATAAAACAGAGAAAAGACCTGCTGTTGAAGTTGTTATGACAGTGCTTCATGCAGGAGGGAAGTTTGACAGGAAGGCATACAGGGTATCAGGAGGACTACATGGTGTAGGTGTCTCTGTTGTTAATGCACTTTCAGAATGGCTTGAGGTAGAGGTTAAAAGGAACGGGAAGGTATATCACCAGAGATATGAAAGAGGGAAACCGGTAACAGAACTTACTGTTATAGGGAAAACAAAAAGCACAGGTACAAAGGTTACATTTAAACCGGATGAAGAGATTTTTGAGACCATTGAGTTTGATGATAGTATTCTTTCCGGAAGGATTAAAGAACTTGCTTTTCTTAATGCAGGTGTAAAGATAACTTTTGAGGATGAGAGGAAGAAAGTAAAAGAGGAGTATTGTTTTGAAGGAGGACTGGTTTCCTTTGTTGAACACCTCAATAGAAATAAAAATGTACTTTTTCAAAAGCCCTTCTATTTTGCAAAAAGCACAGATGAAGGAGAGGTTGAAGTTGCTTTTCAGTATAATGATGGCTATAGCGAGACAGTACTTTCTTTTGCAAATAATGTTAATACAAAAGAAGGAGGAACACATCTGACCGGTTTCAGGTCCGGACTTACCAGGGCGATAAATGAATACGGTAAAAATAATGGATTTTTAGGAGAGACACTTCTTGCAGGGGAGGATATAAGGGAAGGACTGACAGCAGTTGTAAGCGTAAAGGTAGCAGAACCACAGTTTGAAGGACAGACAAAGACAAAATTAGGAAACTCTAAGATAAGATTTCTTGTAGAAGGAATAACCACTGAACAGGTTCTTACCTACCTTGAAGAAAATCCTGATGTTGCCCGTGAGATAGTAAACAAATGTGTATTAACAGCAAAGGCAAGGGAGGCAGCGAGAAAGGCAAGAGAACTGACTCGTAAAAAACTTGCGGAGACAGGAGCACTTCCAGGAAAACTGGCTGACTGTACTGTTAAAGAGCCCGAAAGAAGAGAACTTTTTATTGTTGAAGGTGACTCTGCGGGAGGTAGTGCAAAACAGGGAAGGGATAGATTCTTCCAGGCAATACTTCCATTAAAGGGAAAAATTATCAATGCAGAAAAAGCACCTTTAGAAAAGGTATTCAGTAACGAAGAGATACGAATGATGATAGGTGCTATAGGTGGTGGAGTTGGAGAGGACTTTGATGCTTCAAAGGCACGATATAGAAAGGTCATTATAATGACAGATGCGGATATTGATGGTGCCCATATCCGTACACTTCTTCTGACGTTCTTTTACAGACAGATGACAGACCTGATAAAACAGGGTTATATCTATATTGCACAACCACCTCTTTATAAGGTAAAGAAAGGGAAGAAAGAGTTTTATGTGGATACAGAGGCAGAGATGGACAGAATACTCATACAGATGGCAAAGGATAGTATAAAGATAACGGTTAAACAGAAAAGTGGCAAACAGATAGATATCAGTGAAAATATCCTTAAGATAGGAACATTAAGTAGAAGGATGGAAGAGATTTCTAAAAGTTTAGAAACGAAAGGAATTTCCCTGATAGATATATTTAGATACTGGAAAGAAAAGAAAAAAGTCCCTATATACCTCATAAGGTATCAGGAGAAAGAAGAATTCTTCTCAACAGAGAAGGAACTTTCCACCTTTATGGAGAAGCAGAATAAGAACCATATAGACCTGTTTTCTGGAGAGGAAAAGGACTATAAGATGGTTGAGATTTATGAGGCGCGAGATATTGAAAAAATCCTCAAATGGATAGAAGAAAATGGAATTGATATAGAGACACCTTCAGATAATATCTTTACAATAGAAGAGAATGATACAGGAAAAAAGGAAACAAGGAACTTTGTAGATATTTATGAAGCACTTAAAAACAAAGGGAAGAAAGGACTTTTTATACAGCGATATAAAGGACTGGGGGAAATGAACCCAGAGCAGTTATGGGAAACGACGATGGACCCAAAGACCAGAAGGATGAAACTTGTTACCATTGAAGATGCTGTTAAGGCAGAAGAGATATTTACCATCCTTATGGGTGATGCGGTAGAACCGAGAAGGGATTTTATAGAAAGGTATGCAAAAGAGGTAAAGAATCTGGATATATAA